In a single window of the Acetivibrio clariflavus DSM 19732 genome:
- a CDS encoding ABC-2 transporter permease, which produces MINILRKEMRLSASMLSYLFIAFGFMFFIPGYPILCGVFFVTLGIFYSFQNARETNDILFSTLLPIAKKDVVKGKFLFSCFIELCSFTLMVAVTILRMTIFSESTVYRNNALMNANPFALGMAFVIFGLFNFIFIGGFFKTAYNFGKPFFQYIISAFLTIGIGETLHHLPGLEKLNSFGFEYIILQLGLFGIGALCYVLMTLLSYRNACEHFEKIDL; this is translated from the coding sequence ATGATTAATATATTAAGAAAAGAAATGAGGCTAAGTGCATCTATGCTTTCCTATCTGTTTATTGCTTTTGGCTTTATGTTTTTTATTCCCGGCTATCCGATACTCTGTGGTGTATTTTTTGTTACGCTTGGAATATTCTATAGTTTTCAAAATGCACGGGAAACCAACGATATTCTTTTTTCAACCTTACTTCCCATTGCCAAAAAAGATGTGGTAAAAGGCAAATTCCTGTTCTCGTGTTTTATCGAATTATGTAGCTTCACCCTGATGGTTGCAGTAACCATACTGCGAATGACAATATTTTCAGAATCAACGGTGTACAGAAACAATGCTTTGATGAATGCAAACCCATTCGCTCTCGGTATGGCTTTTGTGATATTTGGTCTGTTTAATTTTATATTCATCGGGGGCTTTTTTAAGACGGCGTATAATTTTGGCAAGCCCTTCTTTCAATACATTATATCTGCCTTCCTTACCATCGGAATTGGAGAGACACTTCATCATTTACCCGGACTTGAGAAATTGAACTCATTTGGTTTTGAGTATATAATACTTCAGCTGGGATTATTCGGTATAGGTGCGCTGTGCTATGTTCTGATGACCTTGCTTTCTTACAGGAATGCCTGTGAACATTTTGAAAAAATCGATTTATAA
- a CDS encoding helix-turn-helix domain-containing protein produces the protein MLKDNLVMLRNIHGYSQEEIAEKIGISRQAYTKWESGATIPDIEKCSCLAKVHGVTIDSLVKTETAEGIGIIPPAPKGKNIWGSVTINERGQIVIPKAAREKFALTGGQRLIVLSDEEGIALIPAEIFESKLKDIMKFGAMKIDEE, from the coding sequence ATGCTGAAAGATAATTTGGTTATGCTTCGCAATATACATGGCTATTCTCAGGAAGAAATCGCGGAGAAAATAGGTATTTCCCGTCAGGCTTATACTAAGTGGGAAAGCGGAGCTACCATTCCGGATATTGAAAAATGCAGCTGTCTTGCAAAGGTGCATGGCGTTACTATTGATAGCTTAGTTAAAACCGAAACGGCGGAGGGGATTGGTATAATTCCTCCTGCCCCGAAGGGAAAAAATATCTGGGGTTCTGTTACAATCAACGAGCGAGGGCAGATTGTTATTCCGAAAGCCGCAAGGGAAAAGTTTGCGCTTACAGGTGGGCAGCGTTTGATTGTGCTAAGTGACGAGGAAGGTATTGCTCTTATACCCGCAGAAATATTTGAGTCCAAACTGAAGGACATAATGAAGTTTGGAGCTATGAAGATCGATGAAGAATAG
- a CDS encoding aldo/keto reductase gives MKYREDKYGNKLSVLGYGCMRFTMKAGRIDIKKANAEIMAAYEAGVNYFDTAYIYPGSEAALGTILADNGIRDKVNIATKLPHYMIRKKEDLDKYFEEQLKRLRTNYVDYYLMHMLSDVKTWERLKGLGIDEWLAKKKEKGAIRQVGFSYHGNSDAFCSLIDAYDWDFCMVQYNYLDETTQAGRTGVQYAASKGLPVFIMEPLRGGKLARNLPDKARQLISSYPIKRSPVEWSFRWLWNQPEVTCVLSGMNSLEMVQENVEYAATAEVNSFTEDDFNLIAKVKEAINEKMKVPCTGCRYCMPCPKGVDIPGTLAAYNRRYTDGKIAGFIDYFICTALRRDSTAASNCIDCGKCEQYCPQNISIRKELKIARRELEGYIYGITKRAVKLFMRY, from the coding sequence ATGAAGTATAGAGAAGATAAATATGGGAACAAACTTTCTGTTTTAGGTTATGGATGTATGCGTTTTACAATGAAAGCAGGAAGGATTGATATAAAAAAGGCCAATGCCGAGATCATGGCAGCTTATGAAGCAGGCGTAAACTATTTTGACACGGCTTATATTTATCCAGGTAGTGAGGCTGCGTTAGGGACTATATTGGCTGACAATGGCATCCGTGATAAAGTCAATATTGCGACAAAGCTTCCTCATTATATGATCCGTAAGAAGGAAGATCTCGATAAATATTTTGAAGAGCAACTGAAACGGCTGCGTACAAATTATGTAGACTATTATCTCATGCATATGCTTTCTGATGTGAAGACCTGGGAGAGACTTAAGGGACTGGGCATAGATGAGTGGCTGGCAAAAAAGAAGGAAAAGGGGGCTATACGTCAGGTAGGCTTCTCGTATCATGGAAATTCGGATGCATTTTGCTCGCTCATCGATGCATATGACTGGGATTTTTGCATGGTTCAGTATAATTATCTGGATGAGACAACTCAAGCAGGACGCACAGGAGTTCAATATGCTGCATCCAAAGGATTGCCAGTGTTTATTATGGAACCGCTCAGGGGCGGTAAACTTGCCAGAAACCTTCCGGATAAGGCAAGACAACTCATTTCATCTTACCCGATTAAGCGCAGCCCGGTAGAGTGGTCCTTTCGATGGCTATGGAATCAACCTGAAGTAACCTGTGTCCTATCCGGTATGAATTCTCTTGAAATGGTACAGGAAAATGTGGAATATGCGGCTACTGCTGAAGTAAATTCGTTTACGGAAGATGATTTTAATCTGATTGCAAAGGTAAAAGAAGCCATCAATGAAAAGATGAAAGTACCCTGTACCGGTTGCCGTTATTGTATGCCTTGTCCTAAGGGAGTTGATATTCCGGGTACGTTGGCAGCATATAACAGGCGGTATACAGATGGTAAAATTGCAGGTTTTATAGATTATTTTATTTGTACAGCCCTCCGCAGGGACAGCACAGCTGCTTCTAATTGTATTGATTGTGGTAAATGCGAGCAGTATTGTCCGCAAAATATTTCAATTCGGAAAGAATTAAAGATTGCTAGGAGAGAATTGGAAGGTTATATTTATGGCATAACGAAGCGAGCAGTAAAGTTGTTTATGAGGTATTGA
- a CDS encoding AMP-dependent synthetase/ligase, producing MSADIKYPLYETTVFENFRVMVENVARKYPDRIAYSYKKDPRDTNTVDVTFSEVRDYVRNLGTELISLGCTDKKVAIVGETSYNWICSYFALMAIGAIVVPLDKDMPVNELTGLLDFAECEYIVYSTSVEEKIMQIGDSVPTLKTYICMGEPKMEPALKLSDLAERGKAKFENGDNSYYDYEIDPDRLATIVFTSGTTGKGKGVMLSQKNIASDMTQGMYLFAITPKTMSVLPPHHTYCSTVVFVGHFSQGCTTFINSGLKYFLNEVKEQQPSHLVLVPLFVETMYKRIWNTAEKSGKANMLKRMIKVSNFLRKIGIDLRSVFFKSVLENFGGKLEMIISGGAAINQDIIDFFDAIGITILNGYGITECSPLVSCNRNKYQKKGSVGIPIIGEQVKIKDPDENGEGEICVKGPNVMLGYYKNPEATAAAFDEEGYFMTGDYGRLDDEGWLYITGRLKNIIILSNGKNVYPEEIEQEVQRIPGVSEVVVYAGETKNQSNKEVIVAEIFPDYELLKLKGIEGAQAIKEYFNKEIKNVNSRMAPHKTIRKVKIREEEFIKNTSKKILRHAIDKSIDNDDSTED from the coding sequence ATGAGTGCCGATATAAAGTATCCACTGTACGAGACCACAGTCTTTGAAAATTTCCGGGTGATGGTCGAAAATGTGGCCAGAAAATATCCCGACAGAATAGCATATTCCTATAAAAAAGACCCGCGTGATACCAATACTGTTGATGTAACCTTCAGCGAAGTGCGTGATTATGTGAGGAATTTGGGTACAGAACTGATATCTTTAGGCTGTACTGATAAAAAGGTTGCTATTGTAGGCGAAACTTCATATAACTGGATCTGCAGCTATTTTGCGCTGATGGCTATAGGGGCGATCGTTGTCCCGCTGGACAAGGATATGCCTGTAAATGAATTAACGGGGCTGCTCGATTTTGCCGAGTGTGAATATATTGTCTACAGCACTTCAGTTGAAGAAAAGATCATGCAGATTGGTGACAGCGTTCCAACATTAAAGACCTATATATGCATGGGCGAGCCAAAAATGGAGCCAGCCCTCAAGCTTTCGGATCTGGCTGAAAGGGGAAAGGCAAAATTCGAAAACGGAGATAATTCATACTATGATTATGAAATTGATCCCGACAGGCTTGCGACCATCGTATTCACATCGGGAACAACAGGCAAGGGCAAGGGTGTTATGCTTTCCCAAAAAAATATAGCTTCAGACATGACACAGGGTATGTATCTCTTTGCCATAACACCAAAAACCATGTCAGTGCTTCCACCGCACCATACTTATTGCTCTACAGTGGTTTTTGTCGGACATTTTTCGCAGGGATGCACAACCTTTATTAACAGCGGACTTAAGTATTTCTTAAACGAAGTAAAGGAGCAGCAGCCCAGTCATTTGGTCCTGGTACCGTTATTCGTAGAAACTATGTATAAAAGGATATGGAACACAGCAGAAAAAAGCGGTAAGGCTAATATGCTAAAGCGTATGATAAAGGTTAGCAATTTCTTAAGGAAAATAGGCATAGATTTGCGGAGTGTTTTCTTTAAGAGCGTACTGGAGAATTTTGGAGGCAAGCTGGAGATGATCATTTCGGGCGGTGCCGCCATCAACCAGGACATAATCGACTTTTTTGATGCCATTGGAATAACTATTCTTAACGGATATGGTATAACCGAGTGTTCACCTTTGGTTTCATGTAACAGAAACAAGTATCAGAAAAAAGGCAGTGTCGGTATTCCGATAATAGGTGAGCAGGTCAAGATCAAAGATCCTGATGAAAACGGAGAGGGAGAGATTTGTGTTAAGGGCCCCAATGTCATGCTTGGCTATTATAAGAATCCTGAAGCTACAGCTGCTGCATTTGATGAAGAAGGCTATTTCATGACAGGAGATTATGGAAGGCTAGACGATGAGGGGTGGCTATATATTACCGGCAGACTGAAGAATATCATTATTCTGAGCAATGGCAAGAATGTATATCCTGAGGAGATCGAACAAGAGGTACAAAGGATACCCGGCGTTTCGGAGGTTGTTGTTTATGCAGGGGAAACAAAGAATCAGAGCAATAAGGAAGTTATTGTTGCCGAGATATTCCCGGATTACGAATTACTCAAATTAAAAGGTATTGAGGGTGCGCAGGCTATTAAAGAATACTTCAATAAGGAGATAAAGAATGTAAACAGCAGAATGGCACCTCACAAGACCATCAGAAAGGTGAAGATCCGCGAGGAGGAATTTATTAAAAATACTTCAAAGAAAATACTCCGTCATGCTATTGATAAGAGCATCGACAATGATGATTCCACAGAGGATTAA
- the cdd gene encoding cytidine deaminase gives MTPSELISHALQARNQSYSPYSNFAVGAALLSKDGKLYTGCNIENAAYTPGNCAERTAFFKAVSEGVREFSSIAIVGGPKGTDTLDLCAPCGVCRQVMMEFCDPKTFQVILAKDPENYEIFTLEQILPMGFGPKDLEK, from the coding sequence ATGACACCATCGGAGTTAATTTCTCATGCTTTACAAGCACGTAATCAATCCTACTCACCCTATTCTAATTTTGCAGTTGGGGCAGCGCTACTGTCCAAAGACGGGAAACTGTATACCGGCTGCAACATAGAAAATGCCGCCTACACCCCCGGTAACTGCGCTGAACGTACTGCTTTCTTTAAAGCCGTTAGCGAAGGTGTCAGAGAGTTTTCCTCCATCGCCATTGTCGGAGGTCCAAAAGGAACAGACACTCTGGATTTGTGTGCCCCGTGCGGTGTGTGCCGTCAGGTCATGATGGAATTTTGTGACCCAAAAACCTTCCAAGTGATACTTGCAAAAGATCCGGAAAATTATGAAATTTTTACACTGGAACAAATTCTTCCCATGGGTTTTGGGCCAAAAGATTTGGAAAAATAA
- a CDS encoding ABC transporter permease, translating into MEELIKNLGLIINATLIATPPLLYAALGSTFSERSGVINIGIEGMMTIGAFVGAAVAHFTGNAWLAFICGGLVGALFGLIHAIACVSFGADQTISGTAINFLAPGVAIFVCKALFEQSSNTPPLDTSQKLPKLFNGIFEVGSFWNNVLNTYVATYLAFVAVAVVWFIFYKTRFGMRLRAVGEHPKACETQGINVFRIRYLAVIASGFFAGLGGAYVTLCTVSQFRPEVIVGQGFIAIAAVIFGKFTPHGAMGACLLFGLCNGLKVLLGSGNVISPNLISMIPYVVTIITLVLFVGKSRVPAASGKPYLKQK; encoded by the coding sequence ATGGAAGAATTGATTAAAAACCTCGGCCTGATTATTAACGCCACACTGATAGCTACACCTCCTTTGCTTTATGCTGCACTGGGCTCCACTTTTTCAGAACGCAGTGGCGTCATTAACATTGGTATTGAAGGCATGATGACCATCGGTGCTTTTGTAGGTGCTGCAGTAGCTCATTTCACCGGTAATGCCTGGCTGGCCTTTATATGCGGTGGACTGGTTGGTGCTCTCTTTGGACTGATTCACGCCATAGCCTGTGTCTCCTTCGGTGCAGACCAGACCATCTCCGGTACTGCCATAAACTTTTTGGCGCCCGGTGTAGCCATCTTCGTATGTAAAGCCCTGTTTGAGCAATCTTCGAACACTCCTCCACTGGACACATCCCAAAAGCTGCCCAAGTTGTTCAACGGTATTTTCGAAGTGGGAAGTTTTTGGAACAATGTACTTAACACCTACGTTGCTACTTATTTGGCCTTTGTCGCAGTGGCTGTCGTATGGTTTATTTTCTATAAGACCAGATTCGGAATGCGTCTTCGGGCTGTTGGTGAACATCCCAAGGCTTGCGAAACCCAAGGCATCAACGTATTTCGCATCCGCTACTTAGCTGTGATTGCTTCCGGCTTTTTCGCCGGTCTGGGCGGTGCGTATGTTACCTTGTGCACTGTCAGTCAATTCCGTCCCGAAGTTATTGTCGGTCAGGGTTTCATCGCCATCGCCGCTGTTATCTTCGGTAAATTCACCCCTCACGGGGCCATGGGAGCCTGTCTGCTGTTCGGATTGTGCAACGGCTTAAAGGTCTTACTGGGGTCAGGCAACGTAATATCACCAAACCTGATTTCTATGATTCCTTATGTCGTGACAATCATTACGCTGGTGCTGTTTGTCGGTAAATCCCGAGTACCTGCTGCCAGCGGCAAGCCGTATTTAAAGCAGAAGTAA
- a CDS encoding ABC transporter permease gives MKQKINHNSETSQNILKIKVQGLIYQNALYTIIAIFFGFLVGGIFLWSAGFSPLEAYAKLFSSVFSRPKYLIWSVIYATPLVFTGLSVAFSYKMGVFNIGAEGQFVVGSLAALCVGILVDAHPVLHVLLCMLAAIAAGMVWSFLVAVLRVRFGINEVLSFIMFNWIAFYLSNYVINTKTIHKVGGGEASKDIRESARILLPQSLQNIFQSNKANYGILLAIIAAVAIWFILTKTTFGYRVQAVGLNPHAAKYGGINSDKTMYIAMSLSGALAALGGAVQLMGNSMRISQFAGQEGFGFQGITVALIASSHPIGCIFSGLFYGAMKYGGSKLNLIDAPTEVVDIIMGTIVLFIAISHVFRYLITRRLKNKEEK, from the coding sequence ATGAAACAGAAGATTAATCATAATAGCGAGACCTCTCAGAACATTTTAAAAATTAAAGTACAAGGTCTAATTTATCAAAATGCTCTATATACCATTATTGCTATTTTCTTCGGGTTTCTGGTCGGTGGCATTTTTCTGTGGTCAGCCGGCTTCAGTCCCCTGGAAGCATATGCAAAGTTGTTTAGCAGCGTGTTTAGCCGTCCAAAGTATCTCATTTGGTCGGTAATCTATGCAACCCCGCTGGTGTTTACGGGATTGAGCGTGGCCTTTTCTTACAAAATGGGTGTTTTCAACATCGGTGCAGAAGGTCAGTTTGTTGTAGGTTCACTGGCCGCTTTGTGTGTAGGAATCCTGGTGGACGCTCATCCTGTTTTACACGTATTGCTATGTATGCTGGCAGCTATTGCAGCAGGTATGGTGTGGAGCTTCCTGGTAGCAGTGCTTCGCGTCCGGTTCGGCATCAATGAGGTTTTGTCCTTCATCATGTTCAATTGGATCGCCTTTTATCTCTCAAACTACGTAATTAACACTAAAACAATTCACAAGGTAGGCGGCGGTGAAGCTTCCAAGGATATTCGTGAATCGGCAAGAATTTTGCTTCCCCAATCGCTGCAGAATATTTTTCAGAGTAATAAAGCCAATTACGGTATTTTACTGGCAATAATTGCAGCAGTTGCTATTTGGTTTATTCTCACAAAAACCACTTTTGGCTATAGAGTACAGGCCGTTGGGCTTAACCCTCACGCAGCCAAATACGGCGGTATTAATTCCGACAAGACCATGTATATCGCCATGAGCCTGTCGGGTGCGCTGGCGGCTCTAGGCGGTGCCGTACAACTGATGGGTAACTCCATGCGCATCAGCCAGTTTGCAGGACAGGAGGGCTTCGGCTTCCAGGGAATCACCGTTGCACTAATTGCTAGCTCTCACCCCATTGGCTGTATTTTTTCCGGGCTGTTTTACGGTGCCATGAAATACGGTGGTTCCAAGCTCAATTTAATTGATGCTCCCACCGAAGTGGTTGACATTATTATGGGCACTATCGTGCTCTTTATAGCTATATCACATGTATTCCGCTATTTAATTACAAGACGGCTTAAGAATAAGGAGGAGAAATAA
- a CDS encoding ABC transporter ATP-binding protein, which translates to MKKTSHFDPNTVAVQMTDIVKKFGNFVANDHINLTVYKGEVHAILGENGAGKSTLMNILYGLYKPTSGSITIFGSPVHIENPSHAIELGIGMVHQHFMLVEPFTVTENIILGMEPTKAMVVDIKKARRKVKELSERYGMHVDPDAKIEDISVGMQQRVEILKVLYRGANILILDEPTASLTPQEIEELINIIRNLTADGKTVILITHKLKEIKASADRCTIIRQGKYINTVDVEAVSEHDLASMMVGRDVQFVVDKKPIEPGEVIIDIQDLHAKDYRGVEVLKGLNLKVRRGEIVGLAGVDGNGQTELVEILTGLRKGESGKVIIGGKDLFNADAHTLFDNGVSSIPADRQKHGLVLEYSVAYNLVLQNYVKPPFSKHGILKKDDIYKHAEELVGKFDIRGAEGGTKEAGKLSGGNQQKVIIAREVTNDKDLLIAVNPTRGLDVGAIEFVHRYIVEQRNKNKAVLLVSFELDEIMSLSDRIEVIYNGNIVGSVPGHKANEKVLGLMMAGGTKNETED; encoded by the coding sequence TTGAAAAAAACAAGCCATTTTGATCCCAACACAGTTGCCGTTCAAATGACTGACATTGTCAAAAAGTTCGGTAATTTCGTGGCCAACGACCACATCAACCTAACAGTTTATAAAGGTGAAGTTCACGCTATTCTTGGCGAAAACGGCGCCGGAAAAAGCACACTGATGAACATATTGTATGGACTGTATAAACCGACATCGGGCAGCATTACCATATTCGGCTCTCCTGTGCACATTGAGAATCCGAGCCATGCCATTGAACTTGGCATCGGCATGGTGCACCAGCACTTTATGTTGGTGGAACCCTTCACTGTTACCGAAAACATTATTCTCGGCATGGAACCCACTAAAGCTATGGTGGTTGACATCAAAAAGGCACGCCGGAAAGTAAAAGAGCTTTCAGAGCGCTATGGAATGCATGTGGATCCCGATGCCAAAATTGAAGACATTTCGGTAGGAATGCAGCAGCGTGTGGAAATCCTCAAGGTACTGTACCGAGGTGCTAACATCCTTATTCTTGATGAGCCCACCGCCTCGCTGACTCCGCAGGAAATCGAAGAACTGATCAATATCATCCGCAATCTCACAGCCGATGGTAAAACCGTGATTCTAATTACCCATAAGCTGAAGGAAATCAAAGCATCGGCTGATAGATGTACTATTATCAGGCAAGGCAAATATATCAATACTGTCGATGTGGAAGCTGTCAGTGAACACGATCTGGCTTCCATGATGGTAGGCCGCGATGTTCAATTTGTGGTGGACAAAAAGCCTATTGAACCCGGTGAAGTCATTATTGACATACAGGATCTCCACGCTAAGGATTACCGCGGCGTTGAAGTGCTTAAGGGCTTGAACCTAAAAGTGCGCCGTGGTGAAATTGTGGGTTTAGCCGGAGTAGACGGCAATGGCCAGACCGAGCTGGTGGAGATTTTAACCGGCTTAAGAAAAGGCGAATCCGGCAAGGTTATCATTGGCGGCAAGGATTTATTTAATGCCGATGCACATACTTTGTTTGATAACGGAGTATCCAGCATTCCGGCCGACCGGCAGAAGCACGGGCTGGTACTGGAATATTCGGTAGCTTACAACCTGGTGCTGCAAAATTATGTTAAACCTCCTTTCTCCAAACACGGCATTTTAAAGAAAGATGATATTTATAAGCATGCGGAAGAATTGGTCGGTAAATTTGACATCCGCGGTGCAGAAGGCGGCACCAAAGAAGCTGGCAAGCTGTCCGGCGGTAACCAGCAGAAAGTCATTATTGCCCGGGAGGTCACCAACGACAAGGACTTGCTTATTGCAGTAAATCCCACTCGCGGTTTGGACGTAGGCGCCATCGAGTTTGTTCACCGATATATTGTGGAACAGCGCAATAAAAATAAAGCTGTGCTGCTGGTGTCCTTTGAACTGGATGAAATCATGAGCCTTTCCGACCGGATTGAAGTCATTTACAATGGCAATATCGTAGGCAGTGTACCAGGCCACAAGGCCAATGAAAAAGTCCTGGGACTGATGATGGCAGGAGGAACCAAAAATGAAACAGAAGATTAA
- a CDS encoding YjjW family glycine radical enzyme activase: protein MVVTVNKIIPFSTVDGPGNRTAIFLQGCNMNCLYCHNPETRGKCVHCGTCINSCPTGALSFEGQKVVYNSTKCIHCDRCINVCPHDSSPKTLDMTPEQVWQKVENQIPFIRGITVSGGECTLYPEFLTELFTLAQAHGLSTLIDSNGTLDFEQYPDLLAVTDGVMLDIKAGNSEEHKRVTGWDNSLVLKNARFLASKAKLYEVRTVVSPGLFDAEQTIIQTGDMLSGFLSLRPIRYKLISYRPIGVRQQYKDTLKIPAREQMEYYARLLAAKGFKDIIII, encoded by the coding sequence ATGGTGGTCACAGTCAACAAAATCATACCCTTTAGCACCGTTGACGGCCCTGGTAACCGTACAGCCATCTTTCTGCAAGGTTGTAATATGAACTGTTTGTATTGCCACAACCCTGAAACAAGAGGCAAATGTGTGCACTGTGGGACATGTATCAACTCATGCCCCACAGGGGCATTAAGCTTCGAAGGACAGAAAGTTGTTTACAACAGCACCAAATGCATCCATTGTGACAGGTGCATTAACGTATGTCCCCATGACAGCAGTCCCAAAACCCTCGATATGACACCGGAACAGGTTTGGCAAAAGGTAGAAAATCAAATTCCGTTTATCCGCGGTATCACCGTTTCGGGCGGGGAATGTACACTTTATCCGGAGTTTTTAACTGAGCTGTTTACCCTGGCACAGGCTCATGGCCTGTCCACCCTAATTGATTCCAATGGGACTCTTGATTTTGAACAATATCCTGATTTGCTGGCCGTCACCGACGGCGTGATGCTTGACATTAAAGCTGGTAACTCTGAAGAACACAAGCGGGTAACCGGATGGGACAATTCCCTTGTCTTGAAAAATGCCAGGTTTCTTGCCTCGAAGGCTAAACTGTATGAGGTACGTACAGTAGTTTCCCCCGGCCTTTTCGATGCAGAACAAACCATTATACAAACCGGCGACATGCTTAGCGGCTTCTTGTCCCTTCGTCCCATACGATATAAACTTATATCTTATCGTCCTATAGGTGTTCGCCAGCAATATAAGGATACTTTGAAAATCCCTGCACGCGAACAAATGGAATATTACGCCAGACTACTTGCAGCCAAAGGCTTTAAAGATATTATTATCATTTGA
- a CDS encoding YjjI family glycine radical enzyme, translating into MQRVNETREKILDIIKSPTLTHEQKVASLANAADSLLEVLDLPEGLDELMNVPEDKKCICDLNEGHAPLRPRYIIPDYAKFMKEGSRFLQLMPPTDLYEALNSLLIFYKHVPSVTNFPVYLGQLDMLLEPFIQNVDDATAKKLLRGFLVHVDRTILDSFSHANIGPMPTRTGRLLLELETELMQAVPNLTLKYEEGVTDDDFAIQAVKTALRSAKPSFANHCMFRQELGENYVIASCYNGLPLGGGSYTLCRLILGNIAKRASGIEDFKTNQLPYVMDIMARYMDARIRFEVEESGFFENNFLAKEGFISRNRFTAMFGLVGLAECVNILLEKEGRPGRFGHDEYATELGESIIRQIYEFNEKHHNPYCEITGGHFLLHAQVGISEDKNISPGTRIPIGEEPDEMIDHLMVINHFHKYFPSGTGDIFPMDITVHQNPEYVLDIVKGSFRKELRYLSFYEKNSDVIRITGYLVKRSEIEKLKSGQNVLHDTTALGMGAAQNGKVFDRKVR; encoded by the coding sequence ATGCAGCGTGTGAACGAAACACGCGAAAAAATACTGGATATAATTAAAAGTCCAACACTCACTCACGAGCAAAAGGTTGCTTCACTGGCCAATGCTGCCGATTCTCTTCTGGAAGTACTGGATTTGCCGGAAGGATTGGACGAGCTGATGAACGTCCCGGAAGATAAAAAATGCATATGCGACCTTAATGAGGGGCACGCTCCTCTTCGCCCGCGATATATAATCCCCGACTACGCCAAATTCATGAAAGAAGGCAGCCGGTTTCTGCAACTTATGCCCCCTACCGACTTGTATGAAGCACTTAATTCTCTGCTTATTTTTTACAAGCATGTTCCCAGCGTGACCAACTTCCCCGTCTATCTGGGGCAGTTGGACATGCTGCTGGAACCTTTTATACAAAATGTGGACGACGCTACTGCCAAAAAACTTCTGCGAGGCTTTTTGGTGCATGTGGACCGTACTATTCTTGACTCCTTCTCCCATGCAAATATCGGCCCTATGCCTACACGTACCGGTCGCTTGCTGCTTGAGCTAGAGACAGAGCTTATGCAGGCCGTGCCCAATCTGACCTTAAAATACGAAGAAGGTGTTACCGATGATGACTTCGCCATTCAGGCTGTAAAAACAGCTTTACGTTCGGCCAAGCCCAGCTTTGCCAACCACTGTATGTTCAGACAGGAACTTGGCGAAAATTACGTCATTGCCAGCTGCTATAACGGATTGCCGTTAGGCGGCGGATCATACACCCTTTGCCGCCTGATTCTCGGCAATATTGCCAAACGTGCCAGCGGAATTGAGGATTTTAAAACCAACCAACTGCCCTATGTTATGGACATCATGGCGCGGTATATGGACGCCCGTATCCGTTTCGAAGTCGAAGAAAGCGGCTTCTTTGAAAATAACTTCCTGGCTAAGGAAGGCTTTATCAGTCGCAATCGTTTTACTGCCATGTTTGGCCTGGTAGGCCTGGCGGAGTGTGTCAACATCCTACTGGAAAAAGAAGGTCGTCCCGGTCGCTTCGGTCATGACGAGTATGCCACCGAACTTGGTGAATCCATTATCAGGCAGATATATGAATTCAACGAAAAACACCATAACCCATATTGCGAAATAACCGGCGGTCATTTTCTGCTTCATGCGCAAGTAGGAATTTCAGAGGATAAAAATATCTCACCGGGCACGCGTATCCCCATCGGGGAAGAACCCGACGAAATGATTGATCACCTCATGGTTATCAATCATTTCCATAAATATTTCCCATCCGGAACGGGTGACATTTTCCCTATGGATATCACTGTTCACCAAAATCCGGAATATGTACTGGATATTGTAAAAGGTTCTTTCCGCAAGGAATTACGCTATCTGTCCTTCTATGAGAAGAACAGCGATGTTATCCGTATTACGGGCTATTTGGTCAAGCGCTCGGAAATCGAAAAGCTAAAAAGTGGTCAGAATGTATTGCATGACACTACCGCTTTGGGAATGGGCGCAGCCCAAAACGGAAAAGTTTTTGATAGAAAGGTGCGCTAA